Below is a window of Halarcobacter anaerophilus DNA.
ACCAAGCCATAAAACAATACCTATAAAAGCGGCTACTTTTTTTGCTTTATTATTAAAAAGCAGAACCAAAGTCATCCAAAGAAAACTCATATAAAAACTCTCTCTTAAACCTACCGTACCCGTTATCTTAAAGATTATACATAAAAGATGATAAACCGCAGAAAAGTAGAAGAAAAAGAGGAAATATTTAAAAAAAGAGACAAATCTTTTTAAAGAAAAATCAACCATACAAACTCCTGAAAATTTTAAGAAGTTTACAAAGGATAAATGAACTTCATATGAATGGAATATGAAAAAAAATTCATCAATATATTTTAGATTTATTCATAAATCCAAACTTTAATCTAGTTTATTATAAAATTCGCGAAATTGGATAATCAAAATAAAATTTAAGTTTAGGGAAAATAGTTAATGAAAGTATATCTTTATGCAAAAAGCGGACATGCAATAGGTTTAGATGCAACAAGAAGATGCGCGGCAATAGCAAAACTTCTTCAAGAAAAAGATTGTGATCCAATCCTTTGTACCTGTGATTTTAGAGCAGGAGTTTATGCAAAAGAAGAACTTGGTATTAAAAAATATGTGTCAGTGGATGTTTTATCAAATCTTCCAAATATCATGCAAAGAGGAGATATCTTAATCTACGATACGGATGAAGCAAGCGATTTTATGCAAACACATATGAAAGATTTTTGTACACTTTTATACAAAATTCCTGAAGATATTCCATATACTATTACCCATAACGATTTTTTTAAAAAGCAGGAAAAACATACTATTGAAAAACTGTTTTTCTTTGGTGATGACGATTATGACAATAGACTTCTTAAATTATGTGAAAATTCTGAAAAACAAAATATTTCTTTATTATGGGGGCACTATTTTTTCTTGGGTAATGAAGAAAAATTAGTTCAATATTTTAATGAAATTTTAAATGAAGAGAGTTATATTGACTCTATAAGAAGTACGAAATACCTCCTTTCAGGATCGTTAAATGCCTGTATAGAATCAATCAAATGCGGAGGTAGTCCCGTATTATTAAGAAGAGACGACAAAGAGTATGATGAGAACTTAATTAAAAAATTAAAATTACCGACAGTAAAAGCCGATTCTTTTGAAGATATGATTAAAAAGTTTGAAACAATCATTGAAGAGTATCCAAAAATCAACTTCATCGATAACTTTGATATAAACCTCATCATAAATGAAATTTTTGTAAAACTTGAAGCTTATAAAAAGCTAACAAATAATATATAATTCATTCTTATAATAATTTATGTTAATTATAAGTTAGATTTATATACAATTAAGAAAAACTTTAGGATAAAAAGATGGAAGGAAAAACAGCAACTTTAAAAAAAACCCCTTATCGGATAAAAAGATATTACGGTTATGCTATTGCAACAATAGTATCATTGGCAATACCTTTTATTACGATTAACGGGAATCATATTTTTTTATTATCATTTGATAAAAAACAACTTCACTTGTTAGGTGTTGCATTTGATATGCAAGAACTTTATTTAATGCCATTTTTATTAATGCTCTTATTTTTAGGGATTTTTGCAATTACTGCAATAGGAGGGAGAGCTTGGTGTGGATGGTCATGTCCCCAAACAATTTTTAGGGTTATATACAGAGATTTAATCGAAACTAAACTTTTAGGTTTAAGAAGAATTAAAAACAAACAAAAAGAGCCTGACTGGAAAAAACCGGAAAATGCTTCAAAAAGAGTTATAGCTATTATTATTTGGTCACTTCTTGCAATAATTGCGGCAGCTGACTTTATGTGGTATTTTGTTCCTCCGGAAGATTTTTTCGCATATTTACAAAATCCTGCTGAACACTGGTTTTTAATCGGTTTTGTTTTAATTATTGCGGCGTTTTTAGTATATGACGTAATCTTTATGAAAGAGAACTTCTGTGTTTATGTTTGCCCTTATTCAAGAGTTCAATCAGTTCTTTATGATAACGACACATATCAAGCAATCTACTCTACAAAAAGAGGAGGTCATATATATGACGACCATAAAGAAAAAATTATCTTCAAACAAAAAGATTTACCTGATCCTACAAACGAATGTACTGCATGTGAATCATGTGTAACAGTTTGTCCTACACATATCGATATCAGAAAAGGTATGCAACTTGAGTGTATTAACTGTTTAGAGTGTGTTGATGCATGTACTACGGTTATGGGAAAATTAGGAAAAGAGTCTTTAGTTCAATGGACAAGTACAAGATCTATAGAAAAAGATGAACCTACAAAAGTATTCAGAAAATCAACTATTATGTATACTGTTGCACTTGTAGTTGTTTTAGCACTTCTTTTTGTAATGGGTGGAGAAAAAGAGCATATGTTGTTAAACGTAAATAAAACAACGCAGCTTTATAAAATAAAAGAGGGAAATGTAGTTACAAACAACTTCTTATTCCTTTTCCAAAATACAGACTCTAAAACACACACTTATGCCTTAGAGATTGTAGATCATCCTGATATTAAAATCAAAAGATTTAAACCGTTTAAATTAGACCCTAAAAAAATGTCTAAAAAAGTGGTAATTTTACAAACAGATAAAATTCTTGTAAATGATGTTACAAAAGATACACCAATAACAGTTACTATTAGAGCTTATGCTATAGACGAACCTCAAAAAGTATCTGTTTTAAGAAAAGCGGTGTTTATCTACCCAAGAGCAGATAAACTAAAAAAATAGAGTAAGAAGGAGTTTATAAATACTCCTTTTACTTTAACTCAATATTTACTTCTAATAAGTTATAATCGCGAAATATTTTTACAATTTTTAATCAATTTTTACGGAGTTCCATATAATGACTAAATTCATATTTGTTACAGGTGGGGTATTAAGCTCACTAGGGAAAGGTATAACTTCAGCTTCTATTGCAACTATTTTAAAACAATCAGGTTTTAAAGTATCAATGCTGAAAATTGACCCTTATTTAAATGTTGACCCGGGGACAATGAGCCCTTTAGAACACGGTGAAGTTTTTGTTACGGCAGACGGAGCTGAAACAGATTTGGATTTAGGAAACTATGAACGATTTATTGATACAACACTTACTGCTAAAAACTCTTTTACTACAGGACAAGTTTACCAAAGCGTAATTAGAAGAGAGAGAAAAGGCGGTTATTTAGGAAAAACTATTCAAGTAATCCCTCATGTTGTAGATGAAATCAAAGATAGAATCTATGCAGCAGCAGATGATAAAGATTTCTTAATTGTTGAATTAGGTGGTACGGTAGGAGATATAGAAGGTCTGCCTTTTATGGAAGCAATAAGAGCAATGAGACATGAACTCCCAAAAACAAATATTATGAATATTCATGTAAGTTTAGTTCCTTACGTAAAAGCTGCGGGAGAACTAAAAACAAAACCGACACAACACTCAGTTCAAGAGTTAAGAAGAATAGGTATAACTCCGCATATGCTTGTATGCAGAACAGAAAAACCTCTTCCTAAAAATTTAAAAGATAAACTAGCATTTTCATGTGATATTGAAAGAAATGCCGTTATAGAAGCAGATGATGCACAATCTATTTACCAAGTTCCTCTTCATTTTATAAAAGAGGGAATTTTAACCCCTCTTTCAGAACACTTCTGTATAAAATTAAAACCGAATATGGAAAAATGGGATACTTTGGTAAAAAATATTCTTATTCCCCAAGATGAAGTTACAATCGCATTTGTAGGTAAATATCTTGATTTAAAAGAGTCTTACAAATCTTTGATTGAAGCTTTGATTCATGCAGGAGCTCATCTAAATACAAAAATCAATATCCACTGGTGTGATTCACAAAGAATTGAAGATGAAGGAGCCTATGAAGTAATAGGAAATTCAGACGGAATTTTAGTTGCAGGCGGTTTTGGACCAAGAGGGGTTGACGGTAAACTTGCTGCAATAAAATATGCAAGAGAAAATAAAATTCCTTTCCTTGGAATCTGTCTTGGTATGCAATTAGCTATCGTAGAATACGCAAGAAACGTATTAGGAATCGAAAATGCAAACTCTGTAGAGTTTGATCCTGAAACAAAAGAACCTGTAATATACCTAATTGATGAATTTATCGACCAAAGCGGAAATAAACAAGTAAGAACAAAAAAATCTCCAATGGGCGGAACAATGAGATTGGGAGAATATCCGTTTGAACCCCTAAAAGGAAGTAACCTTCAAAAAGCTTATGGAAAAGAAGAAGTCTATTATGAAAGACATAGACACAGATATGAAGCAAATCCTGCATATAAAGAGAAACTGGAAAATGCAGGTATGATAATTTCAGGACAATCAAACGGTTTAATTGAAGCAGTTGAAATCAAAGATCACCCTTGGTTTGTAGGTGTTCAATTCCACCCTGAATTTACTTCTCACTTAGAAACACCAAACCCGATTATTTTAGAGTTTGTAAAACAGGCTAATGCCGCTAATTAATGCTAAAGATTACGAAAAAAGAACTTTTTAATATACTAAAAGCAAGACATGAGAATGACAAATATTCTCGTCTTGCTCAAATGCCAAAACCCGACAGTTTTAAAGATATTCAAAAAGCAACAACAAGAATCAAAGATGCCGTTTTAAAAAATGAAAAAATCACAATAGTCGGAGATTATGATGTTGACGGAGTTGTTTCTACAACTATAGTAGTGGATTTTTTTCAAAAAATCGGTATTCAAGTAGATTATATTATCCCTAATAGATTTGAACACGGATACGGACTTTCACCGAAAATTGTCGATATGATTGATGAAGGTTTGGTTATAACAGTAGACAACGGAATTTCAGCAAATCAAGCCGCAAAAAAATTAAAAGAAAAAGCTATTGATTTAATTATTACGGATCATCACACCGTAGGAGAGGAACTTCCCGAGGCTTTTGCCATAATAAATCCGAAACAAAAAGAGTGTAATTTCCCTTTTAAAGAGATTTGCGGAGCCCAAGTAGCATGGTATCTTTGTGCTGCAATAAAACAAGAACTAAAAAAAGAGGTAAATCTACAAGACTTTTTCGACCTTTTATGTATTGCAATAATTGCAGATATAATGCCAATGACAAGTCTAAACTATATTATGGTCAAACATGGACTTAAATCTATAAAAAATTCAAAAAGACCCGCTTTTATAAAATTAAATGAAGTAATGCAAAAACAGCTTTTTGTCTCTGATGATGTAGGTTTTACTATAGCTCCTAAAATAAACAGTGCTGGAAGAATGGATGATGCGTCCATTGCCTTGTCTTTTCTTCTATCTCAAAATCTTTATGAAGCAAATGATTCACTTCAAATGTTAGAAGAGCTAAACTGTTATAGAAAAACCTTACAAGAAGAGATTTCAAAAAAAGCAGTGCAAGCAATGAGCAATCAAGATAATGCCGTAATAGTCTGGGGAGAAGATTGGCATGAAGGAGTTATCGGAATTGTTGCGTCAAAACTCTCAAATGCCTATAAAAAACCTGCTTTTATATTTTCTATTAAAAACGGAATAGCAAAAGGTAGTGCAAGAGCAAATGCAAATATAAATCTACACACAATTATTTCCGAAACTTCAGACCTTCTTCTTGGTTTTGGAGGTCATAAAAATGCTGCCGGGTTATCAATGGAAGCAAAAAATCTAGAAGAGTTTAAAAAAAGAATAAATGAACTTTTAAATATAGAAGCAAAAGATTTATATATAGAACATGATGTATTAGGAGAACTTGACGTATCTTCCGTGGATATTGAATTTTTGGATATTATTGAAAAGTTTGAGCCTTACGGTTTAAATAATCATCGCCCTATTTTTAAAATATCAAATTCAAAAATTATAAAAACCCAACTATTTGGAAAAGATAAAAATCATTTAAAACTAACCTTAAACAACAACGGTTATGTTTTTGAAGCTTTACAATTTCATGCAGAAAACAGAGATTTGGAAGATTCTATAAATTTAGTAGTTTCAATAAATAAAAATGAGTTTAGAGGAGAGATAAGTCCTCAATTTCTAATCCAAGATATACTATAAAACCATAGGGGCTCTAATATTAGGTTGAATAGTATTTCTTTCTAAATCGAATATCTCATCATCAACCAAAGTTTCACTAGAAGCTGAGCTTAAAATATTTCCTGTCGAAAGATCGACAAGTTTTGTAAAAATAATCAAACTCTCTGTAGTAACGCTATATGTTCCAACAAAAGCATATCTAGTGCTTAACTCTTTATTTTTGATATCTTTTTGTATTCTAGTTAAAACATTAAAGCCATGTACTCCTAATTGGAAATCTCTGCTTAATTCTACGGCTTTTACTATAACTCCTTTATTTAACAAAGAGTTTTTTAGCTGTTCAGAGAGTAGAAATCCAAGTTTTGAACGATTTCTTAATCTATCGACATTTACGAAATCAGGAACTAAAACCGCTTCTTGGGAATCAATATACTCTTTGATTTTTGGTTCCTGTTTTTCAACCAACTCTTCGACTAAAGAGTCAAAGTTAGTTGAACCGGTTAAATACTTGTGATTTGTAGGGGATTTACTAGCAACTGTTTTTGCTATATTTGTTGAACATGAAGTAAAAAAAAGTATTAAAAATATTGAAGCTGAAAAATAGTTCAATATTTTTATAATATTTTTGTTCATTTAAACTATTTTTCTTCTATTATTTTTATTGTTCTTGCAGGTTTACAATCTTTAAATAAAATACAGTCATTTCTTTTATTATGTTGATAAGTAGCTCTTGCACTTGAAATTATTTTACCTGTTATATTATCCATAACTCTTGCATTTAACATAACTTTCCCGTACTGTCTAGAGTAAGTTCCTACCACAACATAGGTATTTGGTATTTTTTCTTTTAGTTTATGAGGATTTCTGCTAATAAAATATTCACCTTTTTCATTTATAGAAACAGCCATTTGCCCTCTATATTCTATAATATTAAAACCTCTGTTTGACATCTCGTTTATTAAACTTTCACTTACAATTCTACCAAATTCCGTAGTCTTTTTAAAATTGCTTAAACTAACAAAAGATGTTATAAGAAGCGGTTTGCTGGTACTCATTTTTTGATTCTGCATCATTTGTGTAGCAAGCGAGTTTATAGTATCTTCTATAGTATATTGAGTTGTTACGTTTTTTTGTCTGTCATTGGCAACTTGAATATGCTGTTTTGTAATCTGAACTTTTTTGTCTTCTTTCTCTACTGAACTATCTTTATAACTTACAAAAGGACTATTTGCAGTACATCCCGAAAATAGAGATACCGCTGTTACAAGCAAGCAAGATTTAGTGAAAATTTTAAACATAAATTCCCCTTATATTAATTGCTTAGATTTTATTTAAAAATAGCTTATAAATTCTTGAAAACTTTATCTTTAAAAACAGTTTAAAACCCCTTTTCTTCATAATTCTGTGATAAAATAAAAATAAAATTTTATACAGGAGTTTATCATGTCTAAAGTATTAGTTATTCTTTCCACAGGATTTGAAGAAGTTGAAGCAGTCTCAATTATAGATATTTTAAGAAGAGCCCAAGTTGACGTAACAATTTCGACAATAAATGAAAAAACAACAAAAGGAGCTCATAATATATTAATTGAAGCAGATGAAAAATTAGAAGATATTTCAAATCTTGAAGATTTTGATATGGTAGTTTTACCAGGAGGTGCAGAAAACACCTTTAATCTTGCAAAATCGGAATTAGTAAAAAAAACTCTACAAAAAATGAAATCTTCAAATAAATACGTAGCGGCAATATGCGCAGCACCTTATGCTTTACATGAAGCAAAAGTTTTAAATAAAAGATATACTTGTTATCCAAGCTTTGAAGAAAAAATCGATCCAGCAACATATATTTCAGATGAAAAAGTCGTAACAGACGGAAAAGTTATAACTTCTCAAGGACCTGCAACGGCAATGCAGTTCGCTTTGGAACTTGTTAAAACAATAAAAGGTGAAGAAGTTTATAAGGAAGTGAAAAACGGACTTTTAGTATCAAGCTTTTAATCTTGAGAGAATCTCTTCATTCTTCTGCCAAAAATCCAAAAAACTGTGAGAGATAGACTTATCTCTCATATATTCATAAGCTTTTTTACTTTTTTGATAATATTTTTCATCCTTTTTTGACAACTCTTCTAATGCCTTTTTTACCTCATCAAAACTATTTATATCTAAAATATATCCGAATTTTTCAGTTACAAAAGTTTTTGGTCCCCCTTTGTTTGTAACTATTGCAGGCAAGCCCGAGCTTAATGCTTCCATTACTACTTGTCCCAAAGTATCGGTAGTCGAAGGGAAAATAAAACAATCGCTTGAAGCATATATTTTAGATAACTCTTCACCTCTTCTTTTTCCCAAATAGGTAATTGTAGGATCTGATATCTGCTCTTTTAACTCTTTGTCTCCTACTAAAATCAGTTGAGAATTTTTAAGTTCCGCTTTTTGCCAAAAAGCCAATAGTTTATGTACGTTTTTTTCCAAAGAGACTCTTCCTACATATAAAACCTTAAATCTGCTTTTATCTACTTTATATTTTTCCCAGATTGAATTATCTTTAAAAGAGCTGTCAAAACTTTTTATATCAATTCCCGCTTTTAAAAGATATAACTCTTCATCTTCAAAATTCAACTGCTCTTTTAATGTTTTAAAATACTCTTCGGAACGGCAAAACAAAGCTTTATATGGACTATAAAAAAATTTTAGAAATTTTATTGTTCCTTTTTTTACAAAACTCTTTTTCGTATTTTTATAAAGATAAGCGGGAAAATCCGTATGATAAATTCCTACAACAGGAATTTTTAAAAGTTTGGCACAAATTAAAGCGGACAAGCCGACGGTTCCCGGAGTTGAAATATGCAGTAAATCGGGATTTAATCTTTTTATCTCCTCTTTGATTTTAAAAAAATTGGGAAAAACCAAATCCAAAGATTTATAAAAAGGCATTTTCATTCTAAAAATCGGATTTATATTAATTATATTTTCAAACTCTTCTTCTGGCACTTTTTTAGTAGAAGTTAAAACTACAAAATCTTTTTCAAATTTTAAAGCCTGCTTTGAAAAGTCTTGAATAAATCGCGATACACCGTTTATATCAAAAACCGTATCACTTACCAAACATATTTTTATATTTTTCATTTAAAAATTTTATTACAGCTAAATTACAAAAGTATTACATGTTATTAAGTTGTAACCATCGTGTAATAGAATCCCAAAATGAAATATAAAAGCATATTTATATCAGATGTTCATCTTGGAACAAAATTTTCAAACACAAAACAATTGTTGGATTTTTTCAAACAAAATGAGTGTGAGAACCTATTTTTAGTGGGGGATATAATAGACGGCTGGTCAATAAAAAGGAAATTTATTTGGCCTCAATCACACTCTGACGTAATACAAAAAATCTTAAAAAGAGCAAGAAAAGGCTGCAATGTTACTTTTATAACAGGTAACCATGATGAATTTTTACGCCCCTTTGTTCCTCTTATTTTAGGTCACTCTTTAGAAGTAAAAAATGAGACTGAATATATTGCTTTAAACGGCAAAAAATATTTAATCACTCACGGAGATTTTTTTGATTCTATTACAATGACGAAAAAA
It encodes the following:
- the ccoG gene encoding cytochrome c oxidase accessory protein CcoG codes for the protein MEGKTATLKKTPYRIKRYYGYAIATIVSLAIPFITINGNHIFLLSFDKKQLHLLGVAFDMQELYLMPFLLMLLFLGIFAITAIGGRAWCGWSCPQTIFRVIYRDLIETKLLGLRRIKNKQKEPDWKKPENASKRVIAIIIWSLLAIIAAADFMWYFVPPEDFFAYLQNPAEHWFLIGFVLIIAAFLVYDVIFMKENFCVYVCPYSRVQSVLYDNDTYQAIYSTKRGGHIYDDHKEKIIFKQKDLPDPTNECTACESCVTVCPTHIDIRKGMQLECINCLECVDACTTVMGKLGKESLVQWTSTRSIEKDEPTKVFRKSTIMYTVALVVVLALLFVMGGEKEHMLLNVNKTTQLYKIKEGNVVTNNFLFLFQNTDSKTHTYALEIVDHPDIKIKRFKPFKLDPKKMSKKVVILQTDKILVNDVTKDTPITVTIRAYAIDEPQKVSVLRKAVFIYPRADKLKK
- a CDS encoding CTP synthase encodes the protein MTKFIFVTGGVLSSLGKGITSASIATILKQSGFKVSMLKIDPYLNVDPGTMSPLEHGEVFVTADGAETDLDLGNYERFIDTTLTAKNSFTTGQVYQSVIRRERKGGYLGKTIQVIPHVVDEIKDRIYAAADDKDFLIVELGGTVGDIEGLPFMEAIRAMRHELPKTNIMNIHVSLVPYVKAAGELKTKPTQHSVQELRRIGITPHMLVCRTEKPLPKNLKDKLAFSCDIERNAVIEADDAQSIYQVPLHFIKEGILTPLSEHFCIKLKPNMEKWDTLVKNILIPQDEVTIAFVGKYLDLKESYKSLIEALIHAGAHLNTKINIHWCDSQRIEDEGAYEVIGNSDGILVAGGFGPRGVDGKLAAIKYARENKIPFLGICLGMQLAIVEYARNVLGIENANSVEFDPETKEPVIYLIDEFIDQSGNKQVRTKKSPMGGTMRLGEYPFEPLKGSNLQKAYGKEEVYYERHRHRYEANPAYKEKLENAGMIISGQSNGLIEAVEIKDHPWFVGVQFHPEFTSHLETPNPIILEFVKQANAAN
- the recJ gene encoding single-stranded-DNA-specific exonuclease RecJ, which codes for MLKITKKELFNILKARHENDKYSRLAQMPKPDSFKDIQKATTRIKDAVLKNEKITIVGDYDVDGVVSTTIVVDFFQKIGIQVDYIIPNRFEHGYGLSPKIVDMIDEGLVITVDNGISANQAAKKLKEKAIDLIITDHHTVGEELPEAFAIINPKQKECNFPFKEICGAQVAWYLCAAIKQELKKEVNLQDFFDLLCIAIIADIMPMTSLNYIMVKHGLKSIKNSKRPAFIKLNEVMQKQLFVSDDVGFTIAPKINSAGRMDDASIALSFLLSQNLYEANDSLQMLEELNCYRKTLQEEISKKAVQAMSNQDNAVIVWGEDWHEGVIGIVASKLSNAYKKPAFIFSIKNGIAKGSARANANINLHTIISETSDLLLGFGGHKNAAGLSMEAKNLEEFKKRINELLNIEAKDLYIEHDVLGELDVSSVDIEFLDIIEKFEPYGLNNHRPIFKISNSKIIKTQLFGKDKNHLKLTLNNNGYVFEALQFHAENRDLEDSINLVVSINKNEFRGEISPQFLIQDIL
- a CDS encoding FlgO family outer membrane protein — protein: MNKNIIKILNYFSASIFLILFFTSCSTNIAKTVASKSPTNHKYLTGSTNFDSLVEELVEKQEPKIKEYIDSQEAVLVPDFVNVDRLRNRSKLGFLLSEQLKNSLLNKGVIVKAVELSRDFQLGVHGFNVLTRIQKDIKNKELSTRYAFVGTYSVTTESLIIFTKLVDLSTGNILSSASSETLVDDEIFDLERNTIQPNIRAPMVL
- a CDS encoding FlgO family outer membrane protein — its product is MFKIFTKSCLLVTAVSLFSGCTANSPFVSYKDSSVEKEDKKVQITKQHIQVANDRQKNVTTQYTIEDTINSLATQMMQNQKMSTSKPLLITSFVSLSNFKKTTEFGRIVSESLINEMSNRGFNIIEYRGQMAVSINEKGEYFISRNPHKLKEKIPNTYVVVGTYSRQYGKVMLNARVMDNITGKIISSARATYQHNKRNDCILFKDCKPARTIKIIEEK
- a CDS encoding DJ-1 family glyoxalase III, which codes for MSKVLVILSTGFEEVEAVSIIDILRRAQVDVTISTINEKTTKGAHNILIEADEKLEDISNLEDFDMVVLPGGAENTFNLAKSELVKKTLQKMKSSNKYVAAICAAPYALHEAKVLNKRYTCYPSFEEKIDPATYISDEKVVTDGKVITSQGPATAMQFALELVKTIKGEEVYKEVKNGLLVSSF
- a CDS encoding glycosyltransferase produces the protein MKNIKICLVSDTVFDINGVSRFIQDFSKQALKFEKDFVVLTSTKKVPEEEFENIININPIFRMKMPFYKSLDLVFPNFFKIKEEIKRLNPDLLHISTPGTVGLSALICAKLLKIPVVGIYHTDFPAYLYKNTKKSFVKKGTIKFLKFFYSPYKALFCRSEEYFKTLKEQLNFEDEELYLLKAGIDIKSFDSSFKDNSIWEKYKVDKSRFKVLYVGRVSLEKNVHKLLAFWQKAELKNSQLILVGDKELKEQISDPTITYLGKRRGEELSKIYASSDCFIFPSTTDTLGQVVMEALSSGLPAIVTNKGGPKTFVTEKFGYILDINSFDEVKKALEELSKKDEKYYQKSKKAYEYMRDKSISHSFLDFWQKNEEILSRLKA
- a CDS encoding UDP-2,3-diacylglucosamine diphosphatase, producing MKYKSIFISDVHLGTKFSNTKQLLDFFKQNECENLFLVGDIIDGWSIKRKFIWPQSHSDVIQKILKRARKGCNVTFITGNHDEFLRPFVPLILGHSLEVKNETEYIALNGKKYLITHGDFFDSITMTKKWLAVLGDYGYDLLLNVNQILNIIRTRVGIKSRWSLSKYVKDNVKSSVSFITDFEATLAEHAKYKGYNGIICGHIHKAETKMIDSIEYLNCGDWVESCTAVVETFEGEFKIINWLHK